From a region of the Thermoplasmata archaeon genome:
- a CDS encoding SRPBCC family protein, whose product MPFDYEFRLRIRAPRPTVFERLLRIEHLSRWFCGWSRIEPKVGGSFKFGGETCILQPEGRGWETTIEKGEVLHSFAFTWPIRGTATQVSYALDDDGSEATILIARHLGVPTRESTCGTMQDAWRMCLGNLKSIAEGRTDSVRPDHSAVSTPELRLSALIEAASGRVFHALTDPAELDGWTTGGVPMKRASAELRPGGRLAFGRGEGPDQILEIEPGRRIVLRWPRSRGDLRVSLELEEKASGTAIYLVVAGYGDIGNPQILEDRGLWSDLFVCLKNQVESGHAGFLNAYEDQMRAR is encoded by the coding sequence GTGCCATTCGACTACGAGTTCCGGCTGAGGATCCGCGCGCCGCGACCCACGGTCTTCGAGCGGCTCCTGCGCATCGAACATCTGTCCCGCTGGTTCTGCGGTTGGTCGCGGATCGAGCCGAAGGTCGGCGGATCCTTCAAGTTCGGCGGGGAGACGTGCATCCTCCAGCCCGAAGGGAGAGGGTGGGAGACGACGATCGAGAAGGGAGAGGTGCTCCACAGCTTCGCCTTCACCTGGCCTATCCGGGGCACCGCGACCCAGGTGTCGTATGCCTTAGACGACGACGGCTCGGAGGCGACAATCCTCATCGCGCGCCACCTCGGCGTCCCGACCCGCGAAAGCACCTGCGGGACGATGCAGGACGCGTGGCGCATGTGCCTCGGCAATCTCAAGTCGATCGCGGAGGGTCGCACGGACAGCGTCCGGCCCGACCACTCGGCTGTGTCGACTCCCGAGCTCCGTCTCTCCGCCTTGATTGAAGCCGCATCGGGGCGGGTGTTCCACGCGCTGACGGACCCTGCTGAACTCGACGGATGGACGACGGGGGGTGTGCCCATGAAAAGAGCGAGCGCCGAGCTGCGCCCGGGCGGTCGACTCGCGTTCGGACGGGGCGAGGGACCCGATCAGATCCTCGAGATCGAACCGGGGCGGCGGATCGTCCTCCGCTGGCCACGCTCCCGGGGCGACCTCCGCGTCTCGCTGGAGCTCGAGGAGAAGGCGAGCGGGACGGCAATTTACCTCGTCGTGGCCGGATACGGCGACATCGGGAACCCGCAGATTCTCGAGGACCGAGGGTTGTGGTCCGATCTATTCGTTTGCCTGAAGAACCAGGTCGAGAGTGGGCATGCGGGCTTCCTCAATGCCTACGAGGACCAGATGCGCGCCCGATGA
- a CDS encoding helix-turn-helix domain-containing protein has protein sequence MATEGMVARIYGIAELRACPIETTFRIVGKRWTVLILRELFFGVTHFNRLQENVKGITPKILSRRLKELQRLRIVERLIVSQAPIRIEYRLTDLGRRLDSVLISAAAFSMACLPKAVFKDGKPRELAVVVGRSRVP, from the coding sequence GTGGCTACGGAAGGTATGGTGGCACGGATTTACGGAATCGCCGAGTTGAGGGCATGTCCGATCGAGACGACCTTTCGCATCGTCGGGAAGCGCTGGACCGTCCTAATCCTCAGGGAGTTGTTCTTTGGTGTGACTCACTTCAACCGACTGCAGGAGAACGTGAAGGGCATCACGCCCAAAATTCTCTCCCGAAGGCTGAAGGAATTGCAGCGCCTCCGGATCGTCGAAAGACTGATCGTCTCTCAGGCTCCGATCCGGATAGAGTATCGTTTGACAGACCTTGGTCGACGCTTGGACTCCGTTCTGATATCGGCCGCGGCGTTCTCCATGGCCTGTCTTCCGAAGGCCGTGTTCAAAGATGGAAAGCCGCGGGAGCTCGCCGTCGTCGTAGGCAGGAGCCGCGTTCCCTAG
- a CDS encoding NmrA/HSCARG family protein, whose product MAETMTILVAGATGHQGGAVSRSLLKRGHRVRALTRNPTRARPLETLGAQVVQGDLTDFRSVVNALREADGLFVMTTPFERGLDDEVRQGTTALDAAKEVGVGHVVLTSVSGADQNSGIPHYETKARVEEHLHGIGIPGTIVRPVLFMETLLSPRMLPGIQSGTLALPVKPETKVRLVAVKDIGEIVARAFERPEKGTARAWDLAGDSRTMPEAAAFLSKKLERQVKFVQLPEDRALQAMGEGMLKMFHWLDARGPSTEVAALEEHWEYRMTRLETFLNEARLQL is encoded by the coding sequence ATGGCCGAGACGATGACGATCCTTGTTGCGGGAGCGACAGGGCATCAGGGAGGGGCCGTGTCGCGGAGCCTCCTCAAGAGGGGGCATCGGGTGAGAGCGCTCACCCGAAATCCAACCAGGGCAAGGCCATTGGAGACGCTCGGGGCTCAAGTGGTCCAGGGGGACCTCACCGATTTTCGCAGTGTGGTAAACGCACTCCGCGAAGCCGACGGGCTTTTCGTTATGACCACCCCCTTCGAAAGAGGCCTCGACGACGAGGTGCGCCAAGGGACCACGGCTCTGGACGCGGCCAAGGAGGTTGGGGTGGGGCACGTGGTCCTCACGTCAGTGTCCGGCGCAGACCAGAATTCAGGGATTCCCCACTACGAGACGAAGGCTCGGGTCGAGGAACACTTGCACGGCATTGGGATTCCTGGGACGATCGTAAGGCCGGTCCTGTTCATGGAGACTCTCTTGTCCCCACGAATGCTCCCAGGCATCCAATCGGGGACTCTGGCGTTGCCCGTGAAGCCGGAAACCAAGGTGAGGCTGGTGGCGGTCAAGGACATCGGTGAGATCGTTGCAAGGGCCTTCGAGCGTCCCGAGAAAGGGACGGCCCGGGCCTGGGACCTTGCCGGCGATTCGAGGACCATGCCGGAGGCGGCCGCATTTCTGTCGAAAAAGCTGGAGCGACAGGTGAAATTCGTGCAGCTCCCAGAAGATCGGGCGCTCCAGGCCATGGGTGAGGGCATGTTGAAAATGTTTCACTGGTTGGATGCCCGAGGACCTAGCACCGAAGTCGCCGCGCTCGAGGAACATTGGGAGTACCGGATGACTCGACTCGAGACGTTCCTAAACGAAGCTCGCTTGCAGCTCTGA
- a CDS encoding aminomethyltransferase family protein, producing the protein MVSRRSASGSEARTLRRGSPFHSRTSALCESWDWRGWAGYLAASSYSLVPEMEYYAIRHSAGLLDVSPLYKYRIRGKGALHLVNKVVTRDAAKLSKGQIYYTPWCDERGKTIDDGTLWNLGDGSFRLTAAEANLKWLQDAGMGLDVEVEDVSEEIGALALQGPSSRAILMEGADGAVEKLRYFRFVTTKFAGIPATISRTGYTGDLGYEIWVERERAEALWDTLLEKGRGHDITPAGMLALDVARIEAGLILSEVEYKPSRKAIIDAQRYSPFELSLDWAVALDKGAFIGRKALLEENARGPSRRTVGLHIDWRSIERHYWEMGLPPQPPSKPWRDEVPLYSGYRQVGWATSGCWSPILKKYIAIATVAAPYSDLGTQVEIEVSVEWERHRVPATVVERPFFEPERKKA; encoded by the coding sequence ATCGTTTCTCGCCGGTCCGCGTCCGGTTCGGAGGCTCGGACACTGCGACGCGGATCGCCCTTTCATTCGCGGACGTCGGCGCTTTGCGAGAGCTGGGACTGGCGCGGCTGGGCCGGATACCTCGCGGCCTCGTCGTACTCCCTCGTCCCCGAGATGGAGTACTACGCGATCCGCCACTCCGCCGGCCTCTTGGACGTGTCGCCGCTGTACAAGTATCGGATCCGCGGGAAAGGCGCCCTGCACCTTGTGAACAAGGTCGTGACGCGCGACGCGGCGAAGCTGTCGAAGGGACAGATCTACTATACGCCGTGGTGCGACGAGCGCGGGAAGACCATCGACGACGGCACGCTCTGGAATCTCGGCGACGGATCGTTTCGCCTGACCGCCGCAGAAGCGAACCTCAAATGGCTGCAAGACGCGGGGATGGGCCTGGACGTCGAAGTCGAGGATGTGTCCGAGGAGATCGGCGCGCTCGCCCTCCAAGGGCCCTCGTCGCGGGCCATCCTCATGGAGGGCGCGGACGGCGCCGTCGAGAAGCTTCGGTACTTCCGCTTCGTGACCACGAAGTTCGCGGGAATCCCGGCCACAATCTCCCGGACCGGTTACACAGGGGACTTGGGCTACGAGATCTGGGTCGAGCGGGAGCGGGCCGAGGCGCTTTGGGATACGCTGTTGGAGAAGGGACGAGGCCATGACATCACGCCCGCCGGGATGCTCGCATTGGACGTCGCCCGGATCGAGGCCGGTCTCATCCTCAGCGAAGTCGAATACAAGCCGTCCCGAAAGGCGATCATCGACGCGCAGCGGTACTCGCCCTTTGAACTGAGCCTCGACTGGGCTGTGGCGCTCGACAAAGGGGCGTTCATCGGGAGGAAGGCGCTCCTCGAGGAGAACGCTCGCGGACCGTCCCGGCGCACGGTCGGGCTTCACATCGATTGGAGATCGATCGAGAGGCACTATTGGGAGATGGGGCTCCCGCCTCAGCCGCCATCGAAGCCGTGGCGAGACGAGGTACCACTCTACTCGGGGTATCGTCAAGTCGGCTGGGCCACGAGCGGCTGCTGGTCGCCAATCCTGAAGAAATACATCGCGATCGCCACGGTCGCGGCGCCGTACTCGGACCTCGGGACGCAGGTCGAGATCGAGGTGTCGGTCGAGTGGGAGCGCCATCGGGTGCCTGCCACGGTCGTCGAGAGGCCGTTCTTCGAACCGGAGCGGAAGAAGGCGTGA